A window of Strigops habroptila isolate Jane chromosome 5, bStrHab1.2.pri, whole genome shotgun sequence genomic DNA:
GTATGAGCTcgagaaacagaagaaacttgaaaaggaaagagaggagcagctccaaaaagagcaggagaaagccCTGCTGGCTCAGCTGGAGCTAGACGAAGAGACAGGTGAATTTGTTCCTGTTCAGCCAGCTCAGCACGTTCAGTCAGAAAATACTGAGCCTCCAGTCGGATTTTCACAGGTAAACTCTTAATATGTGTTTGTGAGCGTGTTTAAACCTTTTTCCATTCACAGGAAGACATAATGTAAGTGGTTATCTAAACTGAATTTGCATTCGTTGCTGTAATGGAAGATTCTTCAGTTATTCAAAGATGCAGTTAACATTTTGTCATAACTTTCCTATTTAGACCACACAGagttcaaaaccagaagcagagGCCTTGTCCTTTGATGACTGCATGCAGCTCTTGGCAGAAGCATTCCCATTTATAGATGACAATGAGGTAAAAATGCTCAATACAGCGGTTTCACGGGTGGCCTTCTAGGGGCTCAGTCTCATGTCTTTTACTAAGATTTGTTTGCAGCATAATACTGACTTGTGATATGATTTGGGTTTTGTCCTCAAGCTGACTCCAGCTGGAATAAAGCAGTGTAGTGGGCTCGAACTAGGGCTGTGTCTGGAGGTAGTGGAGTGGTGCTCTTgtgttcctcctgctgcctgaaTCCTGCAGCCAGGACTCGGTGTGTAACACCAGCTGCTGACAACCCCTCCAGTTACTGCAAATAACAGTGGTCAGTGTGTTACAGTGAGCTTCCGGCAGCTCTCTGGAGTCAGTGTTTGGGTTGCTCTGTTACCATGTGCTGACCCAGGCTGTTTGATGTGTAATACAAAGTTGGTTTCTGAGTGGGTTTTCTCATGTGGGGGTTTCCTTTTTGTTACTGTGTTGTTTGTGGGGGGttaatttggattttttgttcTAAACACTCCAGgcttcttcagctgcatttcagtcACTGGTTCCTGCTCAGATCGATCGCAACCCAGCCTTGATTTCTTCTGATGAAACTCAGCCACCTGAATCGCCTGTTCTAGATCCACTTACTGATGTGGAGAACATGCAGAACATAGACCAAGTTTGGGAAGAATTATTGTCCCTTACAGAGTTACAGGTAAAGGTTTAGTATGATAAGCACCTGAAAAAAATAGTGTGATATTTTGCAAGAGCATTGTATTTTGGAGAAGGCAGTACAATAGCATCTTAACATGATAGTCATAATCACTGTGTGCTGGATCCTACACCTGTAGGATGTCTGGAACTCAATttgagctttattttttaataatatattgaAAAACACGTAGGAGGAAGGAAACCAGTTGTTTATCAAAGGCCTTAATAACACACAGTCTGTCTTCACAAGCAGAACTTCCCCATGTTTAGCAAATCACAGTTTCTCTCTGCATGCAACTCCTAGCAGCGTGATCATGGTTTAAATTTCAGCTGCTTAAAAATGGACACTTCTGAATTATGTGTCTGCAATGGGAATTGTTTCCACGAGTGTTATTGTaaatggtggtttttttcagtgcatgGTTGTGTGAATCATTTATAGTTGCTTTCAACTTTAATCTGAGGAGAAGGTTTCGTAAAGATGACGATAACGTGTATTTAGGGTAGTTATATAACTACTGCTTATATATGTTCAGTAAGAACTAATTGTGTAATGTACATGAACCGAGTATTTCAAAGGAACAGAGGAGTCACTTTGCTGTGATCCTGAACTGTGCATTACAGAGGACATccagggttggggtttttttttttttcctcctatccTTATGTTTCTATTTATAGTTTCCTTAGATTTGACTCTAATATTGCGTAACATTACTGTAGAACATCATCATGCTTCAGCATGAGGCAGCTCTGCTTTATGCTGTTAACATGAGGGCTGAAGGCTCAGTCGAATGCCTGTAaattgaaaacactgaaaaaaaatgtttgctggGAGCGAGTGTTTTTGGGCCTCTGCATTTTCCCTTCGTTGtcttgtatttttcaaaatgtcctTAGTTCCCTGATCTTACTGCACTGATAGGTTTAAAAGCCCCACATAAGTAACAAGGGCAGTTGGCTGTGGAGgggcagcagcaatgctgcaaCTGCAGTAAGAGACCTAACCAAACTTCATCTGTTGCAGTAATTCTGAGTAGTGATGGAATAATCTTCTGAAAGCAGTGAGATAGTTCAATTGAGGGCATCACCTTTCACAAACCATGTTTGAAGAAaagagaggtaaaaaaaaaaaagagctgtcaCATTCAAAACCTTAGCTTAAGCCTTGGACAGTCTCTGGTTAAATAACCAGCGTATGGTCCCTTCTTAAGAGAAACAGAATCATTTTGGTAATGGCCTAATTCTTCGGGGACAGTGGGCCCGCTTATGTCAGCTTCGGAGCAGAAACTGCCACCCCGTTGGAAAGAACATGGGTCTTGTAGCCAGTGAAATCCCATCGCTGTGACAGTGTTGGGTGCTCACACGGATGTTAGCCAGCTTGACTAAAAGTGTGTGGGGTGAGTTAATGGTTGCAAGGCTTCATGTTAGTGCTTTCTTTACTTCGCTGAGAATTACATTTCTCTCCACTGAGCAGCTGCCTCTTTCAGTACATCCTAAAAGAATGTTGgttttttgaggaaaagaaatctatCACATAGCATGAAATCAAGAGTGCTAAAAGTAACTATTTGCTAGAAATGCTCATTAAGTAACTTTACTATACTCATGCCATTCCCAGCAGCGGCGCTTGTGAGACGTTCAGACCCGGCAGCTCCAGGATCCCTACGAGCAGTTTACCAGAGCAGGAGGGCTCCATGCAGCTTCCATGTAGTGCTGGCATGGGTCTCTTAAGCATCTTGCCGGGAGTTTGAGAGGCTCTGCTCTCTGAATCTAACTGGCTTTGTCCAGAATGCATTGTTTCATGCTCTTGCTTAGGTATTTAATCTTCTTCTTAGAAAGCCTCCCCTTAGTAAAAGTGTGTTGTAGTCACCTAGGTTACAGCAGTGTTGTAAGACCCATGTTAAATGTGTGCTGACtcctaaaatatttaatgtttgtGGGTTATAGAAAAAAGTTTTATAGATTAGAGATGTGTTGCTCAACTTCTCTTTTGCGTTTCCCATGCAGTGTCTTAACATTGAAAATGATGTTCTGGCTGAGGTAAGCACAATCACAAGCCCCGAAACCAAGTCAACAGAGATGCACAACAGCTACAATTACTACAGCTCATTACCCGTCATGAGGAAGGATGTTAACTGTGGTCCAGAGTTCCTGGATAGTATTGAGGGCCCCTTTTCTGGCATTTTACCACCAGAAGACACCAGCCAGCTGAGCATGAGCTCTTTAAATGACATGTCCCCCTCAAACTCTGATTTCTGTGAGGATTTCTACACCACCTTTATTGACACAAAGGCGAATGGTGACACAGCAACGACAAACAGTATCGGTCAATCACTTACAGAGATTTTAAGCAAACCTATTGATCTTTCTGATTTCTCACTGTGTAAAGCTTTTAACAGCAACCACTCAGGAACTGGACCAGAATGCAATGATTCTGACTCAGGTATTTCACTGAATGCAAGTTCTAGTGTAGCTTCGCCTGACCGCTCTGTAGAATCATCTGCCTACAGAGATAAGACTTTTGGCTATAGTGACTCTGAAATGGAAGACATGGACAGCGGTCCTGGAAGTGTGCCACAGAGCAACGCTAACGTGTACTCGCTGCAGTTCCAGGATCAAGTGTTCTCTTCCGTGGGGCCAAGCACTCAAACACCGAGTTTGCAGAGTACAAACACACCAAAGAAGGAACCCCCTGCCAGCCCCGGCCACCCCAAAGCTCCCTTCACGAAAGATAAACCTTCAAGCCGCCTCGAAGCTCATCTCACACGAGATGAGCAAAGAGCAAAGGCTCTGCAGATCCCTTTTCCTGTTGAAAAAATCATCAATCTCCCCGTTGATGACTTCAATGAAATGATGTCTAAGGAGCAGTTCAATGAAGCCCAGCTTGCGCTTATCCGAGATATACGCAGGAGAGGCAAGAACAAAGTGGCTGCTCAGAACTGCCgtaaaagaaaactggaaaatatagTGGGACTGGAGCAAGACTTGAGTAACCTAAAGgatgagaaagagaaattgcttaaggagaaaggagagcaTGACAAGAGCCTTCGTCAAATGAAAAAGCAACTGACCACCTTATACCTTGAGGTCTTCAGCATGCTACGGGATGAAGATGGCAAGTCTTACTCCCCTAATGAATATTCTCTGCAGCAAACCAGAGATGGCAATGTCTTCCTTGTTCCCAAGGGCAAGAAGTCAGAGACTAAACTCTGAAGGGCAGCACAGCTGGCTACTGCTCTCAGAGCTGTTATTTTTGTATCATCCTCCTGATAGTCTTTACTGTGAGGTGGAATGCAGAATTAGGTAATATTCTTTCAAGTAATTCTATGCAATGATGATTTAAAAGTTAATGATTAGTTTATGGAAGATGCAGGTTTAAAACTAATAGTGTAATGCAGATGGAGGTATGCAAAACTTGTAATCTCACTTTTATAACACGTTTTCTTCTTATAGCACCACTTTGACTAGTTTCCATatacatgtaaatatttaaagatacCATATTTATATACTGTTCCTATCTCTTGTTATATTCATAGATTtatttgatatatatatataaaaaaatgattttagccttctaaatataatttctgGTAAGACAAACAGCATGGCTTCTGATCCTTTTTTATAAATATGCAGTAGGGtttgtttcccatttttcttACACATTTATACTTgctgaatatttaatatatgaTTTTAATTTAGTATAAAAGTTGATACTTAAAGTTTGATTTTGATTTATCAGttcattaaactttttttttttttaactccatgCACATTTATTTCCCTAAAGAACTCCTCCCTAGTTTTCCAAGGCTTGAGTCTTCATGTAACAAATATTCTTAATAACCAGAGAGATGTATTGCACAGCACTGTCAGCATTACTAATGCCTTGTTCAGCGTAGTTCTAACTGCCGTTTGGAACGATTTTGTAACACAGAGGTTTGAGTATCTGCTAGGCTTATGTCATTTGTGTTTTGCCCTTTGAACACTACCTAAATTCACGATGCGATCTTTCCTCCAAAGGCATTTAAAACCTGTTAATTCAGTCACTATCAGCATTATGCGTTTTTCCAACTAAAGATTCCATGCAGTTTTGAGTAACCGTTCCGGGCGTGCGCTGTGTGGCTCTGACGGGTGCCTGGCTCGGGTCAGAGTTGGTCACTGCCCTTGCTTCGGAGCCCATGGAAGGAGGCACACCGGTGGCCAGCCACCCgcgctgcctgcagcctgcgCTCAGGTAACGCAAAAGCAGCGTGGAGCTTAAATTATGATCTCTAAGAGTAACAATTGGGTGAATCACTCgcattgttttgtttgctcttcacATGGACTCGTACTTCATCATTGGGGATTTTTTGAATGCAGGACATGCATCATTTGTAATTTGAAATCCACGTGTAGATCTGAACTTTAAAAACCACATCATTGTCCTTCATCTTCCCTTTGAAACTTACTAAAAGCATGTTTCATCtgagttttttttctctgtcactgATGCTTTATATGATTTTCAGAATCTTTTGTCTATGACGATACTATGCGTAACTTCATTTAGTATAATAAACACCAAGTTGTTTTGCAACACCTTctggcatttatttcttttaagaaggaaaatggcAGAGTGGGATCCACTATGTTGAAGGAAAAATGGTTTAAAGAGGGGCATTAGATCAGGAAACCAGCCTTGCATTATTAGCTCATTATTCACAAAGTTAGGGTAGTGCTAAACAAAATGATACAGTTGCTGGTGAATCCAGGCTTGAGATTTGTATTTCTCTAACTATTTAACTGTACTGGAGTTGcacacacagcagaaaacatctcATCGCATGGCTGGCCATGGAAGCCCGAGAAACACTTCTAATTTACATAATCCCAGTTCCACAGTATCTTACTTTTTAGGGACTTCCTGAGTGACACAGAGAACACTGTGGTTGTGGTGATGTGACTATCacaggaggatgctggggaaggtcTCTTGTTCTcaactgctctgtgctgtttgTTGCTTTCATATGACTCCTCAGGCCCTCTCACCTGAATAGCATCAACTCCTTTGCAACCTACAATTGTTTGGTACCAGTTTTAGGTTTCCCTCTGTACACAGAATTTTAAGTGCTATTTTTTGTCCAGCTGGTCACAGCAGTATCTGTGTATCCACTACATGTTGTCTTTTCATTAACCCCAAATAATATTCATTTCCAATCTTTGTCACTTGCCGTTCATCTTCCTATTAACTCATTCACCAATTCTGAATAGCAGAGGCCTCTCTCGCACTTCACCTGCAGCACCGCCATAGCTAaccagggaagagcagggggaggaaagcagagcacCGAGAAAGGAGTTCTTGCTTCAGGGCAGCATAATGCCAGGGACCATGATCCCATTGACTATCTCTTCTTTAAAAGGCAAGTGTAGCGGCCACGTGCCAGTACCAGAAGGTGGTCTTTGGCACTTAAACCTGGCACCATCAGGTGTTCCAGCCCTGACCCTGACACCAAGTATTAACAGTTGCAGTTTTGCAGAAGACACCGGGAAATGTAAACCCAGGTGACCCCGCTTGCACTGTGAGGCCACTTACCTTGTTCATACTGACCTGCTTGTTACCTGCCTGTCGGTCCATCCCCCTGCACACTCTCGGAATGCAAGGGCATGCCTCTGTTGGAAGCAAATGGTCAATACCAGCAGCTAAAAACCCAGAGGTTGGATTTGATTTGGCAAAGCACAGAGAACCTGAAGAGCTCCTGGGTTTCCCCCTGCCATTAACCAGGCTATCAAATGTCTGACATCTGAGATGTTCTCTCTAGCTGCAATATAAATACTCAATTACAAACTGGGTATAAAACAGAGACCTCAGTAACCCCCTGCCCTCCACTTCCATTTGTTCCTTGTTTCAGTGCTAACATGAAAGCCGAGGGCAAACAGCACCCTTAGAAACAGCCTTTGCAGGCGGTGCTGTACATGTACTACCCCCATGCTGAAAACCTAACACAGGGATACTTATTCCATTACCaggatgaaaagagaaatgacaaaaaACCTGCAGTTAATGCAGAAGCCTTGTTCAAATTCCACCAGGCAAAGGATCAGTCTGAAGTAACTCACACCGCAACTCATACTGAGTTTAAACCAGTACTTTTTGTATCACCAACACAGTGAATGTTGTATTCACATCAGAACACCCAGCATCatcaaggaaataaatattccaCGTTAGTTTAGTATATGCAAAACCATCCGATTGCAAACTAAATCcttaattttattgttattactgAGGTACAGAGTATGTTCCCGAAGCCAAGAGCAACTGTGACATTGCCAAGTCTAACGCATCCCAATGCTGACCTTGCACGCCGACAACTCCCCATGCAGAGGCCACTTACTTTTTGATCAGAACATTCAGTTCTACAAccattaaaagcaaagctgaggaGTGGGGCTGAACCACCAGTCCCAAGCTGGAAAGCTGATCCTGTAACTCGGTGTGTTGCAGTGAGTTAGGACCGCTTTGTGTTCTGCACAGCACTAAAGAAAGGTGATGGTAGCGCATTTTAGATGTGAGTCACTTGACAACATACACTTTATTCTGatacaaaatggaaatatttttaacaattttcaATCCATTATGGAttatactgaaattttaaaatttccataCTATTTTCAAACTTGTTTAAGCACAAGTTCTAAGATCTCAGCACACTGGCACCGTTGCTCTTCAAGTCTTTGCCAGTTATTGTAACATATTATTCTGTTTCCAATCTTGCGATATTATCTTCTACATGAAGGCCATTTTTCTTCTACGGAGATACTTGGATTACTTTAGTTCAGGAAAAAGCTAATCTTAGACAGAGATGTCAACCTGTAGCacccacagcagaaaaagaaccATCCATCAGATACCCGAATTTCAGAGAGACTCAAGATCTTTCATGCTCCAC
This region includes:
- the NFE2L2 gene encoding nuclear factor erythroid 2-related factor 2 isoform X1, which produces MSVQYVLHNRVSFNIACPSFRMCNWVLPAGNISLEVLGIPCCCFFCLRAVKTLPGPSVFLTPGSVAVASTLRPWFLGRYCTKNHALGLCYDMNLIDILWRQDIDLGAGREVFDFSQRQKEYELEKQKKLEKEREEQLQKEQEKALLAQLELDEETGEFVPVQPAQHVQSENTEPPVGFSQTTQSSKPEAEALSFDDCMQLLAEAFPFIDDNEASSAAFQSLVPAQIDRNPALISSDETQPPESPVLDPLTDVENMQNIDQVWEELLSLTELQCLNIENDVLAEVSTITSPETKSTEMHNSYNYYSSLPVMRKDVNCGPEFLDSIEGPFSGILPPEDTSQLSMSSLNDMSPSNSDFCEDFYTTFIDTKANGDTATTNSIGQSLTEILSKPIDLSDFSLCKAFNSNHSGTGPECNDSDSGISLNASSSVASPDRSVESSAYRDKTFGYSDSEMEDMDSGPGSVPQSNANVYSLQFQDQVFSSVGPSTQTPSLQSTNTPKKEPPASPGHPKAPFTKDKPSSRLEAHLTRDEQRAKALQIPFPVEKIINLPVDDFNEMMSKEQFNEAQLALIRDIRRRGKNKVAAQNCRKRKLENIVGLEQDLSNLKDEKEKLLKEKGEHDKSLRQMKKQLTTLYLEVFSMLRDEDGKSYSPNEYSLQQTRDGNVFLVPKGKKSETKL
- the NFE2L2 gene encoding nuclear factor erythroid 2-related factor 2 isoform X3; amino-acid sequence: MEIELPPAAQDMNLIDILWRQDIDLGAGREVFDFSQRQKEYELEKQKKLEKEREEQLQKEQEKALLAQLELDEETGEFVPVQPAQHVQSENTEPPVGFSQTTQSSKPEAEALSFDDCMQLLAEAFPFIDDNEASSAAFQSLVPAQIDRNPALISSDETQPPESPVLDPLTDVENMQNIDQVWEELLSLTELQCLNIENDVLAEVSTITSPETKSTEMHNSYNYYSSLPVMRKDVNCGPEFLDSIEGPFSGILPPEDTSQLSMSSLNDMSPSNSDFCEDFYTTFIDTKANGDTATTNSIGQSLTEILSKPIDLSDFSLCKAFNSNHSGTGPECNDSDSGISLNASSSVASPDRSVESSAYRDKTFGYSDSEMEDMDSGPGSVPQSNANVYSLQFQDQVFSSVGPSTQTPSLQSTNTPKKEPPASPGHPKAPFTKDKPSSRLEAHLTRDEQRAKALQIPFPVEKIINLPVDDFNEMMSKEQFNEAQLALIRDIRRRGKNKVAAQNCRKRKLENIVGLEQDLSNLKDEKEKLLKEKGEHDKSLRQMKKQLTTLYLEVFSMLRDEDGKSYSPNEYSLQQTRDGNVFLVPKGKKSETKL
- the NFE2L2 gene encoding nuclear factor erythroid 2-related factor 2 isoform X2, yielding MNLIDILWRQDIDLGAGREVFDFSQRQKEYELEKQKKLEKEREEQLQKEQEKALLAQLELDEETGEFVPVQPAQHVQSENTEPPVGFSQTTQSSKPEAEALSFDDCMQLLAEAFPFIDDNEASSAAFQSLVPAQIDRNPALISSDETQPPESPVLDPLTDVENMQNIDQVWEELLSLTELQCLNIENDVLAEVSTITSPETKSTEMHNSYNYYSSLPVMRKDVNCGPEFLDSIEGPFSGILPPEDTSQLSMSSLNDMSPSNSDFCEDFYTTFIDTKANGDTATTNSIGQSLTEILSKPIDLSDFSLCKAFNSNHSGTGPECNDSDSGISLNASSSVASPDRSVESSAYRDKTFGYSDSEMEDMDSGPGSVPQSNANVYSLQFQDQVFSSVGPSTQTPSLQSTNTPKKEPPASPGHPKAPFTKDKPSSRLEAHLTRDEQRAKALQIPFPVEKIINLPVDDFNEMMSKEQFNEAQLALIRDIRRRGKNKVAAQNCRKRKLENIVGLEQDLSNLKDEKEKLLKEKGEHDKSLRQMKKQLTTLYLEVFSMLRDEDGKSYSPNEYSLQQTRDGNVFLVPKGKKSETKL